Sequence from the Neptunomonas phycophila genome:
ACAGGCACATTAACGTTCGCGCCGGGAGAGACGACGCAAACGATCACGGTACCGGTGACGGACGACTACCTAGCCGAAGGCAGCGAGACACTGGACATGGTGTTGAGCAACCCAAGCAATGCGACGATCGCTGATGGGGTAGGCCTAGGTATCATCATTGATGAAGCCAGCCCAAGTGCTGAAGACACCATCAGTGTTACCCTTGAAGGCCCAGCGACGGTTGCCGAAGGCGCGACAGCGACCTATACCGTCACCTTAAGTGAAGCGGCCGTCACCGACATGATCGTTGACGTAGTCACCGGTCATATCGACACGGACAACGGTGACCTGGTCCCTGTGACACAACAAGTCACCATCGTGGCAGGCCAAACAACAGCCACCTTAGACGTCACCAACACCGACGATGCTTATGTTGAAGGCGGCGAAGACTACAGCGTGACCCTCACTGGCACCACCAGTGGCGGCGGGTTCGAAGCCGTGGACGTTGACACCACACCGGTGATCACCACCATTAACGACAACAGCCCAACCGACCCAAGTGTCGAGCCGGATGCTGAAACGATCAGTGTCACCTTAACCGGCGACAGCAGTGTGGCCGAAGGCGGCACCGCGACGTACACCATCACCTTGGATCAGCCAACGGCAACCGAGATGACGGTCGAAGTGATCGTAGGACACATCACAACGGATGACGGCGACCTAACACCGGTTACGCAGAACATTACCATCCCAGCGGGCAGCGACAGC
This genomic interval carries:
- a CDS encoding immunoglobulin-like domain-containing protein translates to TGTLTFAPGETTQTITVPVTDDYLAEGSETLDMVLSNPSNATIADGVGLGIIIDEASPSAEDTISVTLEGPATVAEGATATYTVTLSEAAVTDMIVDVVTGHIDTDNGDLVPVTQQVTIVAGQTTATLDVTNTDDAYVEGGEDYSVTLTGTTSGGGFEAVDVDTTPVITTINDNSPTDPSVEPDAETISVTLTGDSSVAEGGTATYTITLDQPTATEMTVEVIVGHITTDDGDLTPVTQNITIPAGSDSVEFTVDNTDDNLAEGNESYQVELSGTTTGGGFETISVDTTPVNTTIVDNDVLSISVDDVTVNESAGTLTFTVSLSVPTTDAVTFDYATSDDSALAGSDYTAVSGSGSIAAGDTQYTIEIPITDDNYAELTETFNITLSNVSAGVAIADGSGVGTITDDSAPADLETSTVTLDSTPSVEEGGDITVTATVDNPPVDTPLVITLDNGETITIPVGQ